Genomic DNA from Magnolia sinica isolate HGM2019 chromosome 4, MsV1, whole genome shotgun sequence:
AACTTATGTAGTCTAGTGGAATTACTCTCCAATGTTTACCACTGGGTTTTTTGTGCAATGTTTGTATTTGTATCATCTCCCTACTTCTTTCATGCCTATGAGCTTGATATGCTAATTTATTGATAGAAAATTGAATTTATATATTTAGTGAATTTGTTATCTTCTATTCTCATTGCTTCATCTTAGCTATAACTGCTTCATAAATGGGCTTTTTCTTCATAGGATTACAGAAACATATATAGTACAAGATATTGTAGATCAAGCTTTGGCATGCAAGTCCCACTTAACTGACATAGTGAATCGTGTACTTGCATATGTCAACAAAGATCTTAGTTTCATGTCTAAAAATCTTTTGATTGTTTTGAAGGTAGTATTTATTTTCTGCCAACCTTTGTTTCTATTACTTCAATTTTGCCTCAGTTAGATTTTGTCcctaattattttaagatattaggCTACATACAATCCAAGGGAGTTTTTCACAGTAACaagttttgggatcatgcacctttttttttcatgcactcgCTCACCCCCACACATACccgtgcactcacaccacaatgggtgctcgaacccataACCTCGCGTTGAAACTCTTGCGAGTCCACCATTGAGCCATAGGGTCACAGGCAGATCACACACCTTCATATAAAAATGATTGTATGTTTTGTTGTCATTGCCTCACCTGAAGATTACAGCCAATATGAGTAACTAATCCATTTAAAGTGCATGTTAGTGTTATTCTTTCTTCATATCTATGTTAGTCTGGTGTGTATAGGAGTCTTGGGTACTGGTATGGAACAGGTGTTGGACTCACTTTAACCCTTGAATCTCATGGTTGGGGACATGATTGTATGTACTACTATAGAAAGAGAGTTTCCACACCATTTTACTTCCCAACTTTTTCCCTATTCATAGTTGTTATTTCCAATTTTATCCCTATCAGAATACATATATTACACAACTTGCATAAATATTTGATAGTTCATGTTAAGCTTTTCTATGATCACACGCATGTACAAGGCATCTTATCTACATGCTTCTGTGTACTGGGTTGGCACGCAAACAATTAGATCCATTCGTGTCATCAGGTTGGCCATACCCAATTAGATTCTTTGGCTCAAAAATAGGCCTGTATACTCCTCATGTAGGTCATATTTACATAAAAAATTGATTAGTTAGAATAACTTCACCAAGTTTTTTCTAGACTGTCTGCCTTTTTCTAACATTTTGACCTACCTGATTAATGGTCAGCCTGATGGCCGTTCTAGATGGGTAACTCAATAGACATCACATTGGTTTTAAAGTCATATTATTCTAGTTAGTGGCTACCATCAAACAGATGATTATagagaaaaggatggatggtctgTGTGCAACATATACAACTAAAGCTACTTGGGGGTGAATCAAGTCCTCTTCAGAAGGATAGATGGTCTTTATGTAACAAAGATTACTCAAGCTGCTTAGGTTGTTCTCCAAACTGCTAGAGCGATGGGTTGACTTTGATTATATGGGATTTCTAATGGAACAATTTTGGTGCTATTTATCTTAAATCAGTCATCAAGCACTCTTGTTTCCGTACGTGTGTTCTTTAAGTAGGTTGTGCAAGTGCGCATTGCTTTTCTCATGCTTTTAATATCAATTGCAACCTCATCTAATTTTCTGAGTAGAGTTTGGAGATAGGGAGCTAAAGTGATCATTAAATGATTCATAGGACATTTCTATTTTGGTCAAGAGTTCattcttgttttcttttgagCAAAAAATTTCAGACTATAGAGACTTCTATTcttgctctttttttttctttttttttttctgttttggtCAAGAGTTCATTCTTTTAGAGCTCATCTTGGAAAGAACCACTAGTATTGATATTGTTTTGGTTTTGGAAATGGGATGTATGGCTTTTATAGCTTTAAAATGTTGGGCTTATTGGATTTTGTTTTTCACTTTCAGATTAAAAGATGCTTTGGTGTTGTTAGTTACTGGTGAACAGAGAAGTCATTGGTGAGTTTTTTTATGCTCTTCTATTTTTGGTGAATCACACCTCAGAGACAATACAAGCAGTAAATTCAATTTCCATTTGAAACAGTAGATTCAACAAGCTTCTAACTATAAGCTTCAACAAGCAGTAGATTCTATCGTATGCCACTGGTAAGGAAATAAATGAAACTGAAGAATAAGCTTCTAACTATAAGCAGATGGTGACTTCGTAACAATAAGCTTATATTCCTGAAATATAGAAAAATGTTCTGCTATGGACAACCTTCGTAAACACTTGATGGTTCTTACAAACATCTGTCTTCTCTCCTATGTTTTGCTTGCTTTAGCTGCCATATGCCATGCTTGGTGAAGGTGGCTTCGGTCCCGTTTTCAAGGGGAAGCTAATAGATGGTCAGGAAATATCAATGAAAAGGCTGGCGAGGACGTCAGTACAAGGATTGGAGGAGCTTAGAAATGAAGTAGTGTTGGTTGCTAAGCTTTAGCACAGGAACCTTGTAAGGTTGTTGGGCTGTT
This window encodes:
- the LOC131244562 gene encoding uncharacterized protein LOC131244562, with translation MRPSLANAGMEKEYKCPFCLCIETGAIFKNGRHPLISRETRLELKMFNELLCDAMDFYAGITETYIVQDIVDQALACKSHLTDIVNRVLAYVNKDLSFMSKNLLIVLKVVFIFCQPLFLLLQFCLS